The genomic window CGATCGTGTGTtattataattcaaaaataaagaaattattgTAGAAACTAACAAATCTTGATttttatagtaattaaaatataataatttttctatattcaaaatggtttaaaattgtaaaaatcttGATTTACGTGTTTTGgtcaattttactttttaaattgcCAAGagaatatgtaatttttttattttttggcgaGATTAGTTCCTATTTACGTTAActtagcccaaaaaaattatagaataaatattttttttttaaaaaaaaacatagtaaagAATTGTAAAAATCTCGATTTACATGTTTTGGTCAATCTTACTTTTTAAATTGCCAAGAGAATTtgtaatttctttgttttttggcgAGATTAGTTCCTATTTACGTTAACTTAGctaaattagttttagttttagtgtTAGTAAAcctttataaaagttttaaatttgacTTTCATTTTCTCTGGTTTACAAAATCATATTCAACCCGAAGATACTgacagttttaaaaattattttatagttttgaagattatatatccttaattaaattaatgaaacattgaagaaaacaaccaaaagtTGGGGATTAATAAAATTGTCTCTCATAATCCTAGCTCTTGATTTTTAGATTCACTGATAAACATGTTTTAAGTACTTATTTGATGTAAGAGTTTATCCAACTTCGATCGTTTTTATGGGTAAAGTTTAATAAATAACTTCGTTAGCAAGATAACATCATGGgcaaaacatttattaaatagagaaaatgaaatTTCATTCATGACAAAATACAACAACATGTCAAGACCAACCCAAACATGtaactaaaacaaacataacTCAAATATAAAGGTTTATTGAAAATTTAAGTAACAAAAACTTAAGATACAATCAAATTCTGATCACCACTGTTTCTTATTCAGATCCAAATCCATATTGGTGTTCTGAATCTTTTCATGAAATCCAACAGATGAAGATCCCATCTCAATCATAGGCATGACACTTGATGTTGTAGCGACATCAATAGGAACTAGGGACGAAGATGATTCATCATCGTTCCTCTTCAGAATCTCCATCCTACGATTAACATCTTTGAGATATTGTTCAATGACAGAACTAAAATCTCGAAGATCACTTTTCGGGAGATGAGAAACCAAAGTTCTGGCACTAAGACAATCAAACATGATGTTTTTCATCTCCAGCTCTTTATTCTCTCTCCATGCCTTCCTCCAAGACTCTGTGGC from Camelina sativa cultivar DH55 unplaced genomic scaffold, Cs unpScaffold01561, whole genome shotgun sequence includes these protein-coding regions:
- the LOC104774111 gene encoding agamous-like MADS-box protein AGL80, with amino-acid sequence MTRKKVKMAFIENETARKSTFKKRKRGVLKKAHELATLCDVPICVIVNSAYESNPEVWPSREAADKVVSQWMMMSVMDKTKKMVNQETFLKQRITKATESWRKAWRENKELEMKNIMFDCLSARTLVSHLPKSDLRDFSSVIEQYLKDVNRRMEILKRNDDESSSSLVPIDVATTSSVMPMIEMGSSSVGFHEKIQNTNMDLDLNKKQW